The Leucobacter viscericola sequence ATCACCTCGCGGGCTATCCGCAGAGCGGCTTCGACCTTTCGGGCAAGGTCGTGGCGACCCGCGCCGAGGTTTGACCAGCGCCACACGGCACCGAGCAGAGCAGCCGCGTATCCGGCCGCGACGATCCTCGCACGAGTCGGATCCTCACCCTCACGCTCAAGCCGGGCCGCGACGGCGTCGGCGATCCTCAATTGCCGCAGCGCCTGCCCCGTGCGCAGTTCGTCTTCGACCCCCATGTTGCGGGCGTCCACGATTGCGAGCGCCAAAGAGTCGGGTGCCGCACCGTCGGCAAATGCGGCGAGCGCCTGCTCAAGCGTGAGCTCGGGATCGGCGAGACGCTCAACGAGCGCGTCGATTTGGTCGTCGAGCACAAACCACAGGATCGCGGCTTTTCCGTCGAAGTAGTTGAAGAAGCTGGAGCGACTCACTCCGGCTCGTCGTGCGATCTCGGTCACCGAGGTGGCTTCGTACCCCTGCTCGAGAAAAAGCTCGCACGCCGCGTCCGTGAGTACCTCACGGGAGGAGGAGTGTGGGCGACCGCGTGGATTCGACATACGCAGCAGCTTAGCGACTGCCCCTTACCCCTGCTCTCCTCGGGTGTGCCCACGGGCATACGTCATGCACTAGGGTGTACTTGTTGAACTCAATACAACAACAAGGAAGCCTCGTTCATGACGCGCACTTTTCCCCCTCGCCCTACGCTGCTGTACGGCATCGCAATGACCTCGGTCGCCGCACTGGCAGCGGTCGCCCTCAGCTCTTGCGCGAGCGACACCAACGCGAGCGAACAAGCTGACGGTGGCACTCTCGTCTATGCAACCGGGGACGCAGAACCCACCTGCTTAGATCCGCATGTCGGCGGCAACTACCCGCAGGCCCTCATCTCGACGCAGTACCTTGAGCCGCTCGTGGGCCGCAGCGCGGACGGCACAATCGAGCCCTGGCTCGCAACCGAGTGGAAGGCGAGCGACGACGGCCTCACCTGGGACTTCACGCTGCAAGACAAGGTCACCTTCACCGACGGCACACCACTCGACGCCGAGGCCGTGAAGGCAAACATCGAACACCTGCAGGATCCCGATACTCAGTCTTCAACGGGCTACCTCGCGGTTGAGAAGATCAAGCAGGTCGAGCCCGTCGACGCGACCCACGTGCGCTTTCACCTCTCCAAGCCCGACTCGGCCCTGCTCGAATCGCTGAGCCAGCAGTGGACCGCGATCCAGTCCCCCGCCGGCATCGCCCGCGGCATGGAGAAAAACTGCGCCGATCCAATCGGCACCGGCCCCTTCACCGTCGAAAAGTGGACCCCGCAGCAGCAGGTCACCCTGGTACGCAACAACGACTACAAAACGTCAGGCCCCGAGGCCGACCACAAGGGCGCGGCCCACATCGAGCGCATCGACTGGCGCTTCATTCCCGATGCGGCGACCCGCTACGCCGCACTCACCTCAGGCGAGGTGCAGGTGATCGACAACCCGCAGCCCGACTCCATCGTCGCTGCTGAGAAGGACGGTTCGGGCATTGAGCACATCAACGCGCCGCGCCCCGGATCCACAAACCGCATCGAGCTGAACTCCGGCCAGGCCCCGTTCGACGACATCAAGGTGCGCGAAGCCTTCATTCGGGCGGCAAACCCCGATCCCGGCATCAAGTCGCTGTACCTCAAAACGGCAACCCGCTCGAACTCGCTGCTCGCCAGCACCGAGCCGACCTCGATCAGCGACAACACCCTCTTCAGAGCCAATCCCAAAACTGCCGAGAAACTACTCGACGAGGCCGGCTGGACAGCAAAAGACAAAGACGGCGTGCGTATGAAAGACGGCAAGCGACTCACCGTGCGCTTCCCGGTCAGCACGAACCAGTCGGTGGCGGCCGAGCAGTCGCTGTTCGAGCAGATCCAGGCGAATGCTGCCGCTGTCGGTTTTGAGGTGATCCTCAATCCCGTCGACCTGAGCACCTGGTACGGCGCCCTCGGCAAAAACGAGTACGAGGCGGTCAGCGCTCCTTACACGAAGGTCGGCCCTGACGTGCTGCGTATCCTGTATCACTCCGACGGAATCGTGCCCGCACCCTCCGGCTACTTCGCCAACCACGCGCAACTTGCAGATCCCGAGATCGACACACTGCTCGACGAAGCGTCCGCGACTCTCGACGCCGACAAGCGCACCAAGCTCTACGCCGACGCGCAGCAGCGCATCCTTGAGAGCTACACCGTGTTGCCGCTCTACGACCAGCAGAACCACTTCCTCGTGAAGGGCGCCACCGGCGTCACGACACTCGGCACGGTCGCAACACCAACGTTCATCAACACACGACTCGGGAGCTAACTGCCGTGAGGGCGGTCCTCGCACGATTGGGATCGGCGGTGCTGGTGGTGTGGATCACCGCCACCGTCGTGTTCCTTGCACTGCGGGCGACGGGTGATCCGCTCGAGGCGATCCTCGGCGGCCCCGGGTCGCAGGCCGGGCCGGAGGCGGTCGCGAGAGCGACACAGAGTTACGGCCTCGA is a genomic window containing:
- a CDS encoding ABC transporter substrate-binding protein, producing MTRTFPPRPTLLYGIAMTSVAALAAVALSSCASDTNASEQADGGTLVYATGDAEPTCLDPHVGGNYPQALISTQYLEPLVGRSADGTIEPWLATEWKASDDGLTWDFTLQDKVTFTDGTPLDAEAVKANIEHLQDPDTQSSTGYLAVEKIKQVEPVDATHVRFHLSKPDSALLESLSQQWTAIQSPAGIARGMEKNCADPIGTGPFTVEKWTPQQQVTLVRNNDYKTSGPEADHKGAAHIERIDWRFIPDAATRYAALTSGEVQVIDNPQPDSIVAAEKDGSGIEHINAPRPGSTNRIELNSGQAPFDDIKVREAFIRAANPDPGIKSLYLKTATRSNSLLASTEPTSISDNTLFRANPKTAEKLLDEAGWTAKDKDGVRMKDGKRLTVRFPVSTNQSVAAEQSLFEQIQANAAAVGFEVILNPVDLSTWYGALGKNEYEAVSAPYTKVGPDVLRILYHSDGIVPAPSGYFANHAQLADPEIDTLLDEASATLDADKRTKLYADAQQRILESYTVLPLYDQQNHFLVKGATGVTTLGTVATPTFINTRLGS
- a CDS encoding TetR/AcrR family transcriptional regulator, which translates into the protein MSNPRGRPHSSSREVLTDAACELFLEQGYEATSVTEIARRAGVSRSSFFNYFDGKAAILWFVLDDQIDALVERLADPELTLEQALAAFADGAAPDSLALAIVDARNMGVEDELRTGQALRQLRIADAVAARLEREGEDPTRARIVAAGYAAALLGAVWRWSNLGAGRHDLARKVEAALRIAREVMA